The Arachis ipaensis cultivar K30076 chromosome B07, Araip1.1, whole genome shotgun sequence genomic interval ATTACAACATATAGAGAGAGAGACTATGTCAATACCTGCTATTTAAGTTACAGAAGAAgctcaaaaagaaagaaaacagcaTATAGTAACCATTTACAAAGCTGTTACATACAATAACAAGAATGGCCTCAGATTATATGCAATGATGCATGGTATTCTCCACTCAACAACACAACAAACCAAATTACCAAAGAGGCTAATTTAATAACTCAACGAGAAGGTTTTCCTTTTGATGAGAAGAATCTACTGAAGCCTCGCGCATGCTTCTCCGGTGTAGGCGTGGAAGAATCCGCCGGTGAGGAGGCTGATTTGGTTGGCCTGTGTCTTGCTTTGTGATGCTGCACCGGAGATCTCGCTAGAAGGCTCGACTCGTTGTCTGGGCTAAATAAGCTNTAGATGCAGAGCATTTAACTGCTTCTCAAGAAGAAATATAGTTTCCTGACACTCAGCTAGCTTCTCCGCCGCGGTTGCCAAATCTTTCTCCTGCATTAAACAAGGAATCCGTCTTGGAATTTTAACACCATAATATATATTTAGCAATATGGATTATGGCATGCAGCTTATTATGTTCTTGTTACCTGTGTCGACTTCATGCCACTATCAGCTGCTGAACTCTCAATCCTAACAGGCAAACATGAGAACTAGTTAGATATTATATTACTGTAAATTAGCTACATGAAACCGTGCTTTTCATCTAGAATTAAACACATATATACAACATAGACAACATAGGATGGTATCTAACCTTTGTAGTTGCTCCTCCAGCACCTTGCTTTTGGCCAATTCTGTTTCATGAGCCTTCTTTTCCTCTTGAAGCTTAGTCTCCAGGGTTTCTGTCTCAATTTGAAGACGGTTCAGCTTGGTTACAAGCTCTTGGGCACGTGCTTCAAGTGACTTGTACGACTCTGCCATGCACTTCAGCTGCGTCTCAGCCAAGCTGTTTGATTTAATAGCAGAAGCCAATTCTGATTTTACTTCTGCTAGAAGTTGCTCAGTCTCTAGCAATTGAGACTTTGTCATTTGTAGATTTTCAGCACACTGTGACAGATCAGTTACTAGTTTCCGATTCTCCTGTTTCAATTCTTCATATTCATCCTTGAGGCTCTTCGATGTAGAAACCACATTTCCATCATCAGGAACCTCAGGATCAGAACAAGGATTCAGAATAAGGGAAGAACCATTTTGATATCTATTTCCAGATGCATTGTCTTGAGCTAGCTTATTTTCAGGCAAAGCAATCTTATCTATACAATCAGGACTGTTATTTTCAGCTTCTGTACCCTTGTAGCCAAGGACATTAAATCTGAACTCACTTGCTTTAGTTAAAACACTGGACAGGCCAAGAACAAACTGGACCAAACTTGCATTGTTGCATAGAAGTTTATCGTAAGTAAAAGAGAATTCCTCAATCTTTTTACTCATTTCACTTCCATCGGACGATATGTCATGAAATGATATTGCTTCTTTGCCCAGTAACAACACAAAGTCGTGAATATGAGAAATTGCAGCTTCCAAATCTGAGTTTATCTGCACATATTCGTTGGAATAGTGGGATGAAGTCGCTTCTTTGTCCGTTTCTATTATGTGCTTAATATCTTGTATGATCTTCCCTACGTCTGCATCATTAGCAATGGACTCAAAAATTGATAATATTCTTGACCTAAGCTCTGATAGTAGCAACTCGTTGCTCTTTATATCATTGTTCTCTTCAGATGGAACATCTTTGCAAGAAACCTCATCTAAATTGGTGTCATTTGACAAACGAGCTAACTTCTCCACTTCTAGAAAGTCATCCATTAGTTCCAACTTCTTAGTAGCTTCAGATTTGATTGATTTTTCAGTGCTTTTTTCTTTAGGGAATTGGGACAGCCCGGAGACTGTTGCCGTAGACCAAGAGTCAGCACAGCTTCCTGTATCATCAATTCCATCTTCAGACATGGAGACCAAGCTTGGAGCATTGCTTGCATGGGACATCTGGGTGATGGATTTTGGGGATCCTTTCTGCTGATGCTGTGTTTCCCAACTCTGAAGTTTGCTTAGTGTTTTAGCACACATACTCCTTGATGCCTGCAATTCACTGTTACGTTTAGCCAAAACTTCTTTCAGCAtctttgtttcttcttccatTGCCAATAAACGCCCCGTGAGAAATTCATTCTCTTTCTGGAATTTTTGTACATTCTCTAAGGAGAACTCAGTCAATGGGGACAAATACGGAGCAGCAGGTTTCACGGGAGACTTCCTTATTCGACTCTCTCTGTAATCATGGCCAAGGCCTTCAACTTCTAACTTCATCTGTGCCAGTGCAGCAGGGCCAGGTAACTTCTTCCGCACTAGACCACGTAACCTTTGGCACTCAGCCTCTAACTTAGCAATTTTCTTGACACCCTCTGCATGCTGCTTGTTAGCAGCTTCTGCTGATCTAATACTCATGTTCTTCTCTTCGTTGCGAATTTCAAGTTCCTTCGAAACAACATGGAGTTCATATTTAAGTGAATTAATCTCTCTCTCGCATGATTCTATGTTGCTCTTAAGATGCTCAATTTCAGCCTCAGCATGTGCTTTTTCTTGGCTCACTTTGATCAGCATGTTGGAGCGCTCCTGCAAGGACATTGAGAGTGCTCCATTTTCAGCACTAGCCCTGACAAGTTTCTCTTCAAAGTTAACTATCTTTGCCTCCAGTTCCCCCTTAATCCTGTCTAATTGCTTGGTTTTCGCCAGAGCAACTTCTTGTATTTTCTGTTCATGTTCTTCCTTAAGATTTCTTATCTGTCGCATACATTCCTTAAGAGCCCCATCTAAATGTGATGCGCAATCCTCGGCCGGAAGATTGAACGAGATGGTAAAATCATTTTaatctttatatttatttatacctAAGACAGCTTCTTCAGCCACTTTAGCATGCTGTTTTACCATAGTTTCCTTGGTATTGATATCAGAGTTTGCTGCTGAGAGCTTTTCATTCATCTCCTTGATCTCATTCTCAAGTGTTCGAACTTTTCCCTCGTATGTTTTTACTTGATCTTCTAAACCAGTTAGATGGGAATATGATTCCACAGAGATTTGGACGTAGTTCACTTCCTTCCTGTCCTGTTTGCATAAGTGAAGAGAAAACAATAAGCAAGAAAAATCTATTAACTTCATCAATTTGTTGAATCAACAGTAGGAGAATACTGAAGTTATTTCAAGAAAACAACCTGATTGGCCTGATCAGAAGCATCGCCAGATTCCAATGGTTTGTCCACAGCCTTGCCAGATGATTTTTTCTTCCACGGCCACCGTCGGTCCATTGTTACAGCCTATAAAAAAGATATCCAGCATTATAATAATTCAACAGTTGGATGAGATTTTTAGCGCAGTTAACAATAATGAAAATTCGCAGTTATCTTGCCTTGCTACCAAAGGAATGATGATGCtattctattcaattcaattctCATTGAAGAAACGCCGTTCGCAATAATTAAACTAACCAAGCTTTAAGTAGGAATTTACAACAAAAGAAATAGGAAGGTGGTGGAGCTCAAGTGAAGTTTGTATTTTCACGTAAACGACGATCTATTTCCAAGCTAAGATCTATTATTATTTCTATTCTCTAACGCgattattatgaaaaagaaaaaaaaaaaaaagggttgtgCATTGCATACACTATATACTATTTTCTAAGAAGTGAAAATAGTAAAGGCCTAGAACATAGCACAGTGCAAGGTGCCATCAATTtttacattaataataataatcagaGGAAAACAAAACGAAATCCAGAActaagaaagagaataatgcagcAAGGGAAGGAAGAGTAAGGGGAAAAATGAAAGAAGAGTGAATGAAAATAAACTTAccggggaaaaaaaaaaaaaaagaaatgaaagtTAAAAAGGATAATGCGTATGGAGAGGATAGTAGCAGCTTCTACAATGGTTAAAGGTGGCAGTAACAGTGCCGGAGCAGCgatagtggtggtggtggctaAGCTAATAAGCTAAGATATCAGTATCTCTAGAAAGCTAAGACGTTCAAGGAAGCTCCAAAAACTCATCCCTTAGCTTTTtgaatttttcttctttctctctaataaataaataactcaTCCATTATTCTTGTTTCTTAAGCTTTTATTACAAATGACTTTATTATCTTATTCTTAAGCAAATTTTCGGAGGTGAAAACTGAAAGTGGTTATTGGTAGATTTACTTAATTAACCTTTTGGAAGCATGGAACAGAAAGAGAGTCCGAACCAACTCCTAATCGATTGTGTCAGAATCAAGCAAGCATCTTAGCTGTATCCGATGTTGATGAGAAAAGAAAATCCATACATTGTTCTTATTTAACTTACCTTTCATAAATACTGTTATATAATAATAGTCGTGGTAGTGTCtttagtattattttaattttaagtggCATTTAAGACAAAAGTGTGATTATTACGACTTTGGACCACAATGGCAGCAATTCTAGTCTCTACAGCTCACTAATTTGGTGTGTAGTTGCATGAGACTTGACTTGGCGGCTTTCCAAGCACAGTGCCATACTCACTGCATGATTCCATCTCTGCCACTGCCATAGGGTTACCCTTCATGCCTCTTATAATCTACTCCTGTTAAATATTTCAATTCATGGCAATTTTGACTTTTTATATTTCAGGACAAGTTTTCTCTCTTTGTAATATTCTTTCCCATAAATGCCTTTAAGCTGccaattataataatatttatttatgggGTTAAATCACAAATATATGGAAATAACAATACTATATTATTGTTGAAACCTTTAATGCATGACACACTTTAGTATTATGCCAAATAATGTACACTTTTAGACCTTGGATTCCTATTGGCTACTTGTTGTGTAAAGAGTAGTGTTGTGCATGTGATTATCAGAGactattcttttatttatttaagcaATTTTTATCATTATAATTGATGTGCAATTTAAATACTTAATGGTAAATAACagtatttttgaaaacaaaaatactaTGTATACACAAAACATCAATTAACAAATTAGTTATCATGTAtttgaatataaatatatataatttaatttatttttattatatattttatattttaatatatattttataatttttttttctttttacatatATTAAAATATGTCTACTAAAGTAAATTTTTTAAGGTTGCGACAATTTTATTAGTGGTAAAGATATATTTAACCAAAATACACATTGCCATGCATTTTTCCTTTCAAAAAACAATGACTTACTTATGAAAGCCTTCATATATATAATTGATAGCAATGTTGTCTCTTATTCTAAAtagaataattaataatttaaaaatttatagcTAACTTTTATAGGCACGTTATGTTAAGAGTTAGATTGCTTGGTTGGCGTTGTTTCCTCAAGAAGGGGGTATTTTGACTCTATACATCTTATGTAACGACGGTTTCCAGTAGTGGCTAAACAGTCCACATTACAACATAATAATTATGACCTTACagctttttcaattaatttaaatGGTCGTTGACTGGTTACCTAGAAAgtacatttaaaaaaataattaattatcctaTTAGTtcttataattttactaaatttataattaaatttttgtttttttattttaaatttttatatttttaattaaatttttatacgatttttatttttataatgagGGAAAGGCCTATAGAAAAGAAACACGTGTGAATGAGTGAGTTAGTAAAAGTACTCATTGGATGCCCCTCGGTCGGTCCtccccttcttttttcttttgccagCACTACCCACCTCACTACGCTGCTCCCCCTCCCCTCCCCCTTTTTTTTCGCTTTTTCCAAATGCTAACAACgacaacaacaatcaacaataaccaCCCATTCACAACTTGTACTTCCATTGTTTCTAGCCACAGGTGGGGGTACTCATGTTACGgctcatattttattttatttcggtGAAGATTATAACTACATTTATGAACAAAATTTACGTTGCAAATGATATTTTATTTccgtattttaaaaaaattaactttttttcttattaaaagatCAAATATTCTCTGCATACAAATCATTCTTCGATACAATTTTACATAAATTTTTTTAACTTAATTCACCTCAGGCGCTACTATCTAACAAACTTTTCAATCAACGCGCGAATATATAATTGCCTcttttaaaagaattttattttcGTTTTCGAATTTTCTCAGCGTTTTCGATCTACGTTCTTTTCTATCTCTGCGTTTTCTGTGTTTTTCTTTGTTCGTTCTCTGcttctctttctttgttttttgcgATTTTCTTCGTTTTTTACGTTTTTGAAATCAAACTCTAAAATCAGTTTTGAATAATTATCtcattgttgaagataatgaatgattcaagttcaTATTGTCATCAATTGAACTAGAGCGAAGTGGATTATTGtcttgaatccaatcaagtggctgaggtgtggttcaatttCAGTTAATATTTtcattagtagtttatgattctgtaggtgaataatgttgtttttatttgtgaaaattgttgttcatcattaatggtttgaattgaatgtaatgtaggagttctgcattaaagaaaatatttttgtgtatttgcagtaaatttcggtgtaaaactaagatatttatatgtattatttaagaatttttggtatATGTATACTGatagttctgcataattcaaaactcttattctccatcctcctcatcttctactgcttcttctttttcatcatcgtcatttttttttcttactaattttttttgttttaccttctcaagtttcttcttgttttactctcttaacaataataaaacaaaaaaatcaaacaaagaagaagaaaaaacatataatgctacaaaattacttggaaaatGATGAATCTCCATTCAtccaactaaaagaaagaaagaaaaagaaaaaaaaaaaagaagaagaaaatgcagcattaaagaaaatatttttgtgtatatgCAGCACATACATTTCGGtgtaaaactaagatatttatgtgtattgtttaagaatttttggtgtgtttatactgataagttctgcataattcaaaacgctttctctttctcctcctcatcttctgctgcttcttctttttcatcatcatcaccattttcttcttcttgttttttattcatctttttctttttgttttatcttctcaagtttcttcttgttttattcacttaacaagaataaaaacaaaaaaaaatcaaacaaagaaaaagaagaaacatataatactacaaaattacttggaagatgatgaacttacattcattcaactaaaagaaagaaagaaataaggaaaaaaaagaagaaaaaaatatagcattaaagaaaatatttttgtgtatctgcagcaaattttggtgtaaagcgaagatatttatgtgtattaAGAATTTTCGATATTTTTGTACTagcataattcaaaacttttcctcttcctccttctcatcttctgcttcttcttcttcttcttttttttcttattcaacttttcttttttattttaccttcttaagtttcttcttattttactctcttaacaagaattaaaaaaatcaaacaaataataaGAAGAAATACATAATACTGCAAatttacttggaagaggatgaacttccattcatttaactaaaagaaagaaaaaaataaggaaaaaaagaagaaaaaatacagtattaaaggaaatattttttgtgtatttgcagcaaatttcggTGTAAAATGAAGATATtaatgtgtattgtttaagaattttcagtATTTTTATAtcataagttctgcataattcaaaactctttctcttcctcctcctcatcttttgttgcttcttcttctttagcttcttatttcattttctcataattcttttcgaaTTTAGTTTCGAAACTTCCTTCACTTTTCAAGACGATTTTGAGAGATTTTGATCCTTGTTTGAATTTTGAGTGTTGCAGTTTTGATTGAGAGAGAAGAACCATTTATTATAATAGTTTTTGCAGCGCGTGTTTATATGCAATCTAAACTGAGAGTTATTTTTGTTGAGTTTGGGTTAACTTGTATGAACTTAAATGCTAAAAAAATTTGTATGTGTAACAAGCCTTTTAAAAGATATTCTACACGTTAGCATTATCCATTTTTGATATTATACAATATTTTTTTCACgtaattttagtaattaaatttaattaaatcagtCTAACAATTTAAGaaatgataattaaaaattttagttgtacaaaaaaaaaagaaaagaaagaaagacataaaaagaaaaagaaaaaagatttagttaaatttgattataaaaataatttatttatttaatatttgttttaacaaaattaattgaaaaaaattaagcttatttatttttattaattcatttttttatttcttttctccgTTGGTGGAATGGATGGAAAGGatacaaagtaaaaataaaaagaaaagaaaagaaaaagaagcttaTAAGGAATAATGCATCATAATATATATAGAGTCAACTACGTAAACAGAGTCAGCTACGTATACCGGCAGAGAACCCATACCATACTTGGATGCCCAACATGCAGTTTGCTCTAGATGTTCAATTGTTGCATCTTCATCttcatatatataatttaaataatttctaAATACTCATACATACATACCTATTTAAGTTAATTTGGTAAAAAATAAGGGTACAATCGAACTTGGAGTTATTCAACCTACTGACCAATATAGTATAGATGTTGTGAACAAATAATGGATAAGCGAGATTTCGATTACCATAAATAGGGTGTTACTAACGTTACAAATAAAAGGGGGAAGATTTAAAATACAAATACAACACTAAGTAGGCAAAACGGCTAACagaaaatataatcatatatctGACAGTAAATACTCAATAGATACACGAAAACATATAAAAACAGGAGCTTTAAAGCAGGTAAAGACATTTTAAAATTCTCTAATAAACACACTATTAACTTAAATTTCGGAGTGCTTTTGCAGATTGTCCACTCAgcttggtaaaaaaaaaatctttttcagaATCTCATTTTTCCCTTATCTACGTATTATCAACTAGGTACGAACATTAGCGCCGTCTACAGAGATCCCAAAATTGTTTCATTCCATGGCTAAACACAAGATTCAATCAATTATTAATCCAGATACTCCGCTCAAAGAAGCACTTCATGTAGATGGTCACGAGACTGATCCCAATTCAAATGATGAACACCAAGTACCACCAGGATTTGAGCATAACGCTGGAGAATGCCACATCGTGGGTTGGGTCCGCAGGATTATGATCGCGCCATGCAGGAAATGCACCACAAGATGCAGGAAATACAAGTTAAAATGAAAGAGTTAGAGAAAAAGCTGGAAGAACGCTCACAATCCCAGAGAACTCGATCTCGAAGTCACACGACC includes:
- the LOC107609944 gene encoding filament-like plant protein 4 — translated: MRQIRNLKEEHEQKIQEVALAKTKQLDRIKGELEAKIVNFEEKLVRASAENGALSMSLQERSNMLIKVSQEKAHAEAEIEHLKSNIESCEREINSLKYELHVVSKELEIRNEEKNMSIRSAEAANKQHAEGVKKIAKLEAECQRLRGLVRKKLPGPAALAQMKLEVEGLGHDYRESRIRKSPVKPAAPYLSPLTEFSLENVQKFQKENEFLTGRLLAMEEETKMLKEVLAKRNSELQASRSMCAKTLSKLQSWETQHQQKGSPKSITQMSHASNAPSLVSMSEDGIDDTGSCADSWSTATVSGLSQFPKEKSTEKSIKSEATKKLELMDDFLEVEKLARLSNDTNLDEVSCKDVPSEENNDIKSNELLLSELRSRILSIFESIANDADVGKIIQDIKHIIETDKEATSSHYSNEYVQINSDLEAAISHIHDFVLLLGKEAISFHDISSDGSEMSKKIEEFSFTYDKLLCNNASLVQFVLGLSSVLTKASEFRFNVLGYKGTEAENNSPDCIDKIALPENKLAQDNASGNRYQNGSSLILNPCSDPEVPDDGNVVSTSKSLKDEYEELKQENRKLVTDLSQCAENLQMTKSQLLETEQLLAEVKSELASAIKSNSLAETQLKCMAESYKSLEARAQELVTKLNRLQIETETLETKLQEEKKAHETELAKSKVLEEQLQRIESSAADSGMKSTQIPCLMQEKDLATAAEKLAECQETIFLLEKQLNALHLENPKPKGRKISWIIRADNLNLGGYAEILHDESSRKLGQVSATD